The following is a genomic window from Desulfofarcimen acetoxidans DSM 771.
TCGGAGGCCTTTTTTTGTTTACAAGATAGCAATAATCACCGTAAATATAGCACTCAATTGACTATCCTGCTTGCTGTTATTTACATATAATTGAACCGCGGAGAGTGCTGGGGAAAATCATGCAGAAGGATTACGCCGCAACCTGCGGATACCACAGCGGGGAGCTGATGAACCGCCTCACAGAAGATATTACAATGGTGAGCGAAGGTATCACGGGCATCGTAACGAAAGTTTGCGGGGTTATTGACAAAGCTGCTGTGTGCTGCGGGGTCTTAAATGCCTGTTTTTCAAGCGCAGGCACATGATGCATATGATAAGCCACGTCCATTCGGTATCTGGAGAGGACATCGCCAAAAATGAAAAGCCTGCATAAAAGGGCAGGGCTTATGAGGCAATGAGAAGGCGTGCGTATCGAATCACCGGATTGTATGGCGTCCTATCGGGGGGAACGTAGATGAAAAAAATCATGGTTCAGAAATCGGGCTGGAGCATCAACGCTTTACTGGCCGGACCGTTTTGGTATCTTTACAGGGGGATGTTTGGCAGAGGGCTTCTATTCCTGCTCCTTTGTCTGGTGAAGAACCCTCTTCTGCCGTCAGCAATTCTTCAAACAGCTTCTCCCCCGGCCTAATCCCGGTAAAAGTTATCTTGTTTAAAAACATTAAGGCAGGTGAAGGTTGCCTGCCTTTTACTATCAAATAAATCTTTTATGTGGGTCTGCCCCTTATGTTTATACTAAACTTGAAACGCGGGCTAAACACAAGTTCCAATATGATTTTATTGAAATGGCTAAATTCTAATTTTGAAGCTGCCCTTTTGGTATCATTAAGTCAACAATAAAATTTAGTTGACCGATGCGGGACAAAATAGTACTATATAGTCAACAAGTTAGTAATTTAATATTAACAAACCAGTATAACGTTACAAAAATTTTAGAATCTGAGGTGATTAAGTGGCTAATAAAGTTACAAGCGGTCAGGTTTACCGCAATCTCAAAGAATTCTATGAAAAAAACGGTTATTCTCCATCCGTCAGAGAACTTGCAGGAATACTCGGGACCTCCAGCGGATCAGTGCACAGGCATATGAAAACATTAAAAAGCATTGGCTGGATTTCTGCTGAGCCGAACAAAGCAAGGTCATTAAAACTGCATAAATAATGGGTTTGAAAAGCAAATGACTAAACAAAAAGTTTAATCTTATTGTACTTTAAAACGCAGTTAATTGCATTATGGAACACCTGTTCACCAAACGGGACCAAACATATTGATATCATGGCAGAAAAGAGTTAGTATTAAGCCAAGGCCGGACAGAACCGATGAATAAACGGTCAACGGTCAGGTTTTATCCAAACTATATGCAGAAAGGAGGGATAATAGATGGCAGTTAGCAAAGTTCCCGGCAATTCCGTACTGAAGATGCAGTTTCAAACCGGAGTTGACGGTACAGGTAAGCCGGTATACCGGAACAAAAGCTTGAACAATATCAAAGCAGGTGCCGCCGACCAGGATGTTTTTGATACCGCCCAGACTATGGCAGGACTGCAGGAGTACACACTTACAGCAGTCAACCGTGCGGACAATTCCGAGTTAGTTAACCAGTAAGAGCAAGTCAAGTGTAATTAGTTTAACCGGCAATCTATGACAGAGGAGGTGAAACATAAATGACCCAAACGCTCAGAATGACTTTTCTCAACGCAGCCGGCAACCGTGTCTCTATCAGCCTGGACAATCCCAGAGATAACCTCACCCAGTCAGAGGTAGAGGCTGCTATGAATACCGTTATCACTAAGAAAGTTTTTACTACTTCCGGCGGCGATCTGGTTTCCATTGACAGTGCTGCTGTTATTGATACCACTACCACAGAAATCATCGCCGGTTCATAAAAAAAGGGGATGTTAACCACACATCCCCGCCAAAATATTAGCTGATTAGATAGTATCACAGTTGCAGGCTCCTGACCATAGTTTTTTGTACGATATAATCCGGGGGTGAAGCATCAGAATGGACGAAGTAGTCAAACTGGCAGCCAATTACGGCTTTCCCATGGTTGTGGCGGGATACCTTTTAGTGCGCCTGGAACCGGTGATTAAGGATCTGCAAAAGTCAATCTCCCTACTGACTGTAGTGGTGGCCAGGCAGGGTGAAGTTGACTACGAGGAGGCCAGGCGGCTGGTGGAAGGAAGCAATATATAATGAAACACACTCACATTATACTGCATCATACCGGAGCGGAAGAGAAGGATACCGCTCAAATCCGTCGTTATCACTTAAGCCTGGGCTGGCAGGATATAGGCTAATCCTAAAGAGTATGAACAGTTAATAAAATTCTAAAAGAAACCCGTATCGCTGTTAAAGTGATACGGGTTTGCTAATAAAGCCACAACAAACTGTCATTATTTAACAAGGGCCTGACCCTTATGAATGAGAGTCAGCAATTGGAACTATTTTACTAGGGCCAGGCCTCTGTTAAAAATTAAAAAAGAACGATTTTCTCTTTTTAAATTTTTTCGAGCAGAAACTCCGCTGCGCGTGTGTTAAACAACTCCTTCAACTTCACGGTTGCTCCCTTTTTCTTGACAATGAGTCGCTCGTACGCCACGGCATTAGCTTTGGCTTTGGTTTTATTAATCCCAAGGAATGTACTATTCTCAATGCAACTCGTTTTTAATTTTCTGTACAATTTCTTTATCCAGTGCAGTTATTTTACATATAACATCAACCGATATACCTTCTTTCAAGGCCGCCCTTGCTGTTTCCAAAGCCTTTTTCAACTCGCCTTCTTTTATGCCTTCCTTAATCCCCTCTTTTATACCCTCTTTTTTCGCCTGCTGCTGCATCTCATCTAGTGTTACCTCGAGGTTCATAATCATAAATTCCACCTCCAACTGGTTGGCTTCCTCCATAATACGGTCAACTTCCTTATGCAAATGGACCGGCATTCTCGGCTTGATGACATTTTTGAGCCAAATCATAATTTGCCTGAATTCATCCTGAGTTAGTTTTCTCAATACCATGATTAATTTCCTCAGGCGTCTAATTAATTCCTTATGGTTCATTGTCTGGTCCAGAACAAATACGCTGGCTATCAGGTTTGCCATTTCGTACAGTTCCTCATCTTTGTATCTGTTGACATCAAACAATATGTAACTAAAGTCCAATACCCGCCCACCGAATATTTGATAGTCAGACAGCATTTCCCTGAAATTCATCTTTGCCGTCCAGTTGTTCTTGCCATTGTACAATACCGCCGGTACTATAGCCGGCAGCCTAAAGTCTTTACGATCCCTTTCTTCTTTCTGTGTGTTATTGTACGTTTCTCTCCATATCTGCACCATGTACTGTAGTAAACGAAAGGGCATCAGAAAATCTACAGTAGATTGTAACTCCAGCAGTACGTAGAATATGACATCCTTTTCCTTCGTCCGGAGCCGATACACCACATCTGCCTCTTTTTCACTGAAATCTTCCAGCACGAATGACTTATCAACCAGGAGCAACCCATCTTCTTCTATTTCGTTCACCCAATCCTCTTGCACAAAGGTTTTGATTAATTCCAGAAATATCTTTTTATTGCTGAGAAGTTGCTTATAACCCTTGTCATGGGGATGGTGTGGATGTTTTAGGTTAGGTTGGCCACTTTCCGTCATGGGATCACTCCCTTCGTAATTATTATATCACAGACTGCCAGTAAATGGTCATAGCATTATGAAATCCTTTTGTTGTAAAAGTGGATAATTACCTCCGCAACTTTATCCTATTCTATTATTGGGTCCGATCTATTTGAAAAAATTACTGTTCTCCTCACCATTCCACCAGCAAGCAACCCTATTTTTCCTTCTAACTCCATGGTACAGAGGATTCTTAGTAATGCTGACGGATTACTCCCTAATATACCGGCCAAATGTTCAACACTTTGTGGGATCGGGTTAAGGTGATCATAGATTTCCTTTTCAATTTGATGCCCTGGTCACAAAAGATTCCGGATAATTACCGCAACAGAAAAAATTAAGTATTATGTCTCAGAATCCCGGCACCTAAGTTGTTTCGGGATTTTAATTTATGATGCACCCGTAAGTTAAGCGCTTACTTTTAAATTTTTACGAGCACATTTTATTAGTACACAAAACAAGGCCGCCATTCATCCCACCACCTTAGAGGTGGGATGAATGGCGGCCTTGTTTTAGTTAAAAAAACATTTTTCCTTTTTTTAATTTTTTCGAGCATGAAATCAACCCGTGGCGGGATCAAACCGTCTCTTAAGCAGTTTTTGTGCTTCTTCTGCAATATCCAACATCAATCCTCCAGGATAAAACCGCTGCCCACATGATGTACATTTCTTTACTTTTATATTTTTACGGATTATAGTAATTCCGCTAATTATTCTTTTGACGTCTTGTTTTATTTCAATAACTTTTCCACCACAAAAAGTACAAGGCTTCATAATTGACACCTCCTGTTAAGCAAATTAGTTTATTT
Proteins encoded in this region:
- a CDS encoding LexA family protein, which gives rise to MANKVTSGQVYRNLKEFYEKNGYSPSVRELAGILGTSSGSVHRHMKTLKSIGWISAEPNKARSLKLHK
- a CDS encoding DUF1659 domain-containing protein — protein: MAVSKVPGNSVLKMQFQTGVDGTGKPVYRNKSLNNIKAGAADQDVFDTAQTMAGLQEYTLTAVNRADNSELVNQ
- a CDS encoding DUF2922 domain-containing protein — protein: MTQTLRMTFLNAAGNRVSISLDNPRDNLTQSEVEAAMNTVITKKVFTTSGGDLVSIDSAAVIDTTTTEIIAGS
- a CDS encoding YvrJ family protein — translated: MDEVVKLAANYGFPMVVAGYLLVRLEPVIKDLQKSISLLTVVVARQGEVDYEEARRLVEGSNI
- a CDS encoding Rpn family recombination-promoting nuclease/putative transposase — translated: MTESGQPNLKHPHHPHDKGYKQLLSNKKIFLELIKTFVQEDWVNEIEEDGLLLVDKSFVLEDFSEKEADVVYRLRTKEKDVIFYVLLELQSTVDFLMPFRLLQYMVQIWRETYNNTQKEERDRKDFRLPAIVPAVLYNGKNNWTAKMNFREMLSDYQIFGGRVLDFSYILFDVNRYKDEELYEMANLIASVFVLDQTMNHKELIRRLRKLIMVLRKLTQDEFRQIMIWLKNVIKPRMPVHLHKEVDRIMEEANQLEVEFMIMNLEVTLDEMQQQAKKEGIKEGIKEGIKEGELKKALETARAALKEGISVDVICKITALDKEIVQKIKNELH
- a CDS encoding YgiT-type zinc finger protein: MKPCTFCGGKVIEIKQDVKRIISGITIIRKNIKVKKCTSCGQRFYPGGLMLDIAEEAQKLLKRRFDPATG